One part of the Dyadobacter sp. 676 genome encodes these proteins:
- a CDS encoding T9SS type A sorting domain-containing protein, with product MQRFILSTLLSVSLLMLAAIQSFAQNCTVNAGADKSICTTTVSLSDANRNGVFSEDPTWTVVSAPAGGTAAFSNANSLTPTVNMNGNGTFVFRITQACGNGVVSDDVAVTTYFAPFFPSIQPVSACGSSSTLNVTGPLPSGFTGQWSGPSEVIITPTGPNTANVTLADPTAYRCGRQTSLTWTVTSPNGCTRTAFANVSWLPSAADIELQTTLSVPDCQSVAFIPYVDGSCFYGSGTTETISNVVYPAGYSGPGLRAGFNGGKLIAGFTTAGTYTFRFTIDVGSCGSKSFDMTVTKTGGTAPVGGVTVSGGEPIICLNSDPATITSAFTLSDPTLLMNSNWSNWIMLPSGSGTPTISISGAGTSTRPITINRPAGGWKAGQYLVRLGYANADDVNGTCKGEVDFRFFMMPATWTNFDVPDVTICTQPGSPIASYAYPINTVPNVLAGLGPLTMSPGNWNIRGIGADSGIFRNPSADLPLINFSNLSVGVHTFRIVPASITNSLLYRMYQCAGSNFSDTFSITVVANSGATAGTDNTVSCIDNQSLAGNVYAAPMVGTWSVVSSPPGNYTLGFSDIHDPSAVVTGTGGAPAGSYTFRWTVQGPAGSECGVYTDDVTITATGGCVFPVTLASFSAVREGNTAQLSWVTTEEVNAGYFEVQRSPDGKAWSEIGKVKADGNSTVLHKYEYIDPAPLKGTNYYRLKMVDLDQTFAYSSIQSVAFEGRTLSVYPNPVSDVLTLTDLDPGSFSAVLLLDINGNIVYESSSVPVAGIDVKKYLPGTYVVQIRNTDGTGSSAKVVIAP from the coding sequence ATGCAAAGATTTATCCTCTCTACTTTACTGTCGGTCTCATTATTGATGCTGGCAGCAATCCAGAGTTTTGCTCAAAACTGTACGGTCAATGCCGGAGCAGACAAAAGCATTTGTACGACCACCGTCAGCCTAAGCGACGCGAATAGAAACGGCGTATTCAGCGAAGACCCGACGTGGACCGTTGTTTCGGCGCCTGCTGGCGGCACCGCCGCTTTTAGCAATGCCAATTCCTTGACACCAACTGTTAATATGAACGGTAACGGTACTTTTGTGTTTCGGATAACCCAGGCTTGTGGAAATGGGGTCGTCAGCGATGATGTGGCGGTTACGACTTATTTTGCCCCATTTTTCCCCAGTATTCAGCCGGTATCTGCGTGCGGCAGCTCATCAACGTTGAACGTCACAGGCCCACTGCCTTCGGGTTTCACCGGACAATGGTCGGGCCCAAGCGAAGTAATCATAACGCCAACTGGTCCAAATACGGCGAATGTTACTTTAGCTGATCCGACTGCCTACAGATGTGGTCGTCAAACGAGTCTTACCTGGACAGTTACCTCTCCGAACGGCTGCACGAGGACGGCGTTCGCAAATGTCAGTTGGCTGCCTAGTGCTGCCGATATAGAGTTGCAGACCACGCTTTCAGTGCCAGACTGTCAATCAGTTGCGTTTATACCGTACGTCGACGGCAGTTGCTTTTATGGGAGCGGAACTACTGAAACCATTTCTAACGTCGTCTATCCCGCAGGGTACAGTGGTCCTGGGTTGCGGGCAGGGTTTAACGGCGGCAAACTTATTGCAGGTTTTACTACGGCAGGCACATATACTTTCCGCTTTACCATTGACGTGGGAAGCTGCGGTTCCAAAAGTTTTGACATGACTGTAACTAAAACGGGCGGAACGGCTCCTGTGGGTGGCGTAACGGTCTCGGGCGGGGAGCCTATTATCTGTTTAAATTCAGACCCCGCGACCATAACAAGTGCATTCACTTTAAGTGACCCCACTTTATTGATGAACAGTAATTGGAGCAACTGGATAATGCTTCCAAGTGGAAGCGGAACGCCGACCATTTCCATTTCAGGAGCCGGCACCTCCACGCGCCCGATCACAATCAACCGTCCTGCTGGTGGCTGGAAGGCAGGGCAATACTTGGTGCGTCTTGGATATGCGAACGCGGATGATGTCAACGGAACGTGTAAGGGGGAGGTGGATTTCCGTTTTTTTATGATGCCCGCCACCTGGACCAACTTCGACGTGCCGGATGTAACAATATGCACACAGCCGGGCTCTCCAATAGCTTCCTATGCTTATCCCATAAACACCGTTCCTAACGTACTGGCAGGACTCGGTCCTTTGACCATGTCGCCAGGTAATTGGAACATCAGAGGCATTGGCGCAGACTCTGGAATTTTTAGAAACCCCTCAGCTGATCTCCCTTTAATTAATTTCAGCAATTTAAGTGTGGGCGTCCACACATTTAGAATTGTTCCTGCATCAATTACTAATAGTCTCTTATACAGGATGTATCAGTGTGCCGGCAGCAATTTTTCGGACACTTTTTCTATAACGGTTGTCGCCAACTCAGGTGCCACGGCAGGTACCGATAACACCGTCTCCTGCATAGACAATCAGTCGCTTGCAGGAAACGTCTATGCCGCTCCGATGGTGGGGACCTGGTCTGTTGTGTCTTCTCCTCCCGGAAATTACACCCTGGGTTTCAGCGATATCCATGATCCGAGTGCTGTCGTGACAGGCACAGGTGGTGCGCCGGCGGGTAGTTACACATTCCGTTGGACAGTGCAGGGACCAGCCGGTAGCGAATGTGGTGTATATACAGATGATGTGACAATTACCGCGACCGGAGGCTGCGTGTTTCCGGTGACACTTGCCAGTTTCTCAGCTGTCAGGGAAGGCAATACGGCGCAGTTGAGCTGGGTGACAACCGAGGAAGTGAATGCAGGGTATTTCGAAGTCCAGCGTAGCCCGGATGGCAAAGCCTGGTCAGAAATCGGCAAGGTGAAAGCCGATGGAAATAGCACAGTGCTGCATAAATACGAATATATCGATCCCGCGCCATTGAAAGGAACCAATTACTATCGCCTGAAAATGGTCGACCTGGATCAAACCTTCGCATACAGCAGCATTCAATCGGTCGCATTCGAGGGCAGAACATTGTCTGTATATCCAAATCCGGTATCCGATGTGCTGACATTGACAGACCTTGATCCTGGCAGTTTTTCGGCGGTTTTATTGCTGGATATAAACGGCAACATCGTCTATGAATCTTCAAGCGTACCAGTGGCGGGCATTGACGTGAAAAAATATCTGCCGGGCACTTATGTGGTCCAGATCCGCAACACGGACGGAACAGGCAGCAGCGCTAAGGTCGTCATTGCCCCATAG
- a CDS encoding T9SS type A sorting domain-containing protein → MKLSFTYLAGLVTGRRAYVVILSSLLAHSTFAQQGSTGNTYIFGGAQMTFFGNHDFANGGAGALPGIIGTERTGTPGILNFAPSASHNGGADAAHVDGFVRKYGTTLFVFPVGDNGFYGPFAAQGDGTTGAYYHADASTAITSNLAGGDYPILPAGGPYPTSSFEEALTSVSPVEYWDIDGDNATPITLTWDAASDVTTLTTGQLDKLTIAGWNGTQWLAIPSVVDATSILGGASDLTAGSITTQSPVIPSTYTIYTLAYRDVPLPVTLASFDALREGNAVALKWATTEEMNAARFEVERSLNGKSWDKIGDVAARGESTVRVEYSFVDIQPAEGENLYRLKMIDLDGTFAYSRVRNVRVDGSTPELSVYPNPVTDKLHVKESRTVKEVTMFNTKGLKVYHSKGLGGGAIDVTSLPTGIYAVHITRNGGITSVQKILVNR, encoded by the coding sequence ATGAAATTAAGTTTTACTTACCTTGCAGGGCTAGTAACCGGCAGGCGGGCGTATGTCGTGATATTGTCTTCACTATTGGCCCATTCGACTTTCGCCCAGCAAGGGAGCACTGGTAACACGTACATTTTCGGCGGCGCGCAAATGACCTTTTTTGGAAATCATGATTTCGCCAACGGTGGCGCCGGCGCCCTACCCGGTATCATTGGTACCGAGCGGACCGGTACGCCTGGCATCCTGAACTTTGCGCCGTCAGCTTCACACAATGGAGGGGCCGATGCCGCGCATGTGGATGGTTTCGTAAGAAAATATGGGACGACGCTCTTTGTCTTTCCGGTGGGCGACAACGGGTTCTACGGCCCTTTTGCTGCCCAAGGCGACGGAACCACTGGCGCCTACTATCACGCTGACGCCAGTACCGCCATCACCAGTAACCTGGCGGGAGGTGACTACCCCATCCTTCCCGCCGGAGGGCCCTACCCTACCAGCTCGTTCGAGGAAGCATTGACCTCTGTCAGTCCGGTCGAGTATTGGGATATCGACGGGGACAACGCGACCCCGATCACATTGACCTGGGATGCGGCAAGTGATGTCACGACGCTCACGACAGGACAGCTCGATAAACTGACGATTGCCGGCTGGAATGGCACCCAATGGCTGGCAATACCGTCGGTGGTAGATGCCACATCCATCCTGGGTGGTGCCAGTGACCTTACAGCCGGATCAATTACCACACAAAGCCCTGTTATCCCAAGTACATACACTATTTATACGCTGGCTTATAGGGACGTGCCTTTGCCTGTTACTTTGGCCAGTTTTGACGCATTGCGCGAGGGCAATGCTGTTGCATTAAAATGGGCAACGACCGAAGAGATGAATGCGGCGAGGTTCGAGGTCGAGCGGAGCCTGAATGGCAAATCCTGGGATAAAATTGGAGACGTCGCGGCGCGGGGCGAAAGCACCGTTCGGGTCGAATATAGTTTCGTTGACATTCAACCCGCCGAAGGAGAAAACCTCTATCGATTGAAGATGATCGATCTGGACGGGACGTTTGCATATAGCCGCGTCCGTAATGTGCGTGTTGATGGCTCGACGCCTGAGCTCTCCGTATATCCTAACCCGGTAACGGATAAGCTGCATGTAAAAGAAAGCCGGACTGTCAAAGAGGTCACCATGTTCAACACAAAGGGGCTGAAAGTGTACCATTCGAAAGGCCTTGGCGGTGGCGCTATCGATGTCACATCCTTGCCAACCGGCATTTACGCTGTTCATATAACCAGGAACGGTGGGATCACGTCGGTGCAAAAAATTTTGGTAAACAGGTAG